A genome region from Cryptococcus neoformans var. neoformans B-3501A chromosome 8, whole genome shotgun sequence includes the following:
- a CDS encoding hypothetical protein (HMMPfam hit to UPF0099, Domain of unknown function UPF0099, score: 127.8, E(): 2.5e-35) encodes MSTIRMEGIFPSIIFSILAFTLGYQAHSLLSRSTSAVAAPKSPKGTRSPRKFQQQDDYESASDTESDASDNAAALATDLSNIKYSSFEEMKLVLVVNDELKMTKGKIAAQAGHATLACAMTLKEANPKLFKAWQMQGQPKIALRGANTEEIETLAAQARSVNLCARTIRDAGRTQVAPGSKTIVGIGPGPAKLINTITGKLKLL; translated from the exons ATGAGCACCATTAGAATGGAAG GGATCTTCCCATCTATCATATTTTCCATTCTTGCCTTCACTTTGGGCTACCAGGCccattctctcctctctcgcTCTACCTCAGCCGTTGCCGCCCCCAAGTCTCCCAAGGGCACTAGATCCCCGAGAAAATTCCAACAGCAAGATGACTACGAGTCAGCCTCTGACACCGAGTCTGATGCTTCTGACAATGCCGCTGCACTCGCAACCGATCTTTCCAACATCAAGTATAGCAGctttgaagagatgaagtTGGTGTTGGTCGTGAATGATGAGTTGAAGATGACTAAGGGAAAGATTGCTGCGCAGGCTGGTCATGCTACTTTGGCGTGTGCGATGACCCTCAAGGAGGCCAACCCCAAG CTCTTCAAAGCATGGCAAATGCAAGG ACAACCGAAAATTGCGCTTCGCGGGGCCAATActgaagagattgagacCCTCGCCGCCCAGGCTCGAAGCGTCAATCTCTGTGCTCGGACTATTAGAGATGC CGGACGAACACAAGTTGCTCCCGGATCGAAAACCATCGTCGGCATTGGACC CGGTCCCGCCAAGCTCATCAACACCATTACCGGCAAGCTCAAGCTTCTTTGA